One window from the genome of Acidimicrobiales bacterium encodes:
- a CDS encoding SpoIIE family protein phosphatase gives MPMTGEASPDASEVIDAGSPAALDALFRGLPVGLMIFDTELRFARVNDALLAMDGGTSDERCGRTVREVHPDLASGVDRSLRQVLETGRPIFGERVEGELRHAPGTARVWRMSYIPIDSSDGTRCGVGAIAEDITELELTEHAVSRDRERLELLSGVTAEVNAALDPGAKLQALAHAVVPAIADMCAVFVLPAARRDGWSDGPEVTAEPVAFAATRELCGARPDPGVSIRFPGDDPVTRAARSRTPALHRVDAETPPGWIQALCPRTQLPRERPHTTVGVPVIAGGEVVAVVLFGACGERPSYNGDDLRMMDQLSARANVAVEHGLRFHQSQEIATTLQRSMLPRADVTSVDGLDVAARCVPAAGHAEVGGDWYDVIRSRSGGVGLVMGDVMGRGVHAAAIMGQIRTAVRAYAKLGLPPGEVLRALDELMIDVGEAEIATCIYAVLDPATCQLRFANAGHVPPLVARPGGLTSSLEADQGPPLGAGVGGYKEHTWSLPEDAILAFYTDGLVESHGHDLEDGIRAFADVLSGDGSSLDRLCDEAIESMARVAGGADDTALLLVRRRPGPAA, from the coding sequence ATGCCGATGACCGGCGAGGCGTCTCCCGACGCCAGCGAGGTCATCGACGCCGGCTCGCCCGCGGCGCTGGACGCGCTGTTCCGCGGCCTTCCGGTCGGGCTCATGATCTTCGACACCGAGCTCCGCTTCGCCCGGGTCAACGACGCCCTGCTGGCGATGGACGGCGGCACCTCCGACGAGCGGTGCGGCCGGACGGTCCGTGAGGTCCACCCGGACCTGGCGTCCGGAGTGGATCGGTCGTTGCGCCAGGTGCTGGAGACCGGCAGGCCGATCTTCGGCGAGCGCGTGGAGGGAGAGCTGCGGCACGCCCCCGGGACGGCGCGCGTGTGGCGGATGAGCTACATCCCTATCGACAGCTCTGACGGAACCAGGTGCGGCGTGGGAGCGATCGCCGAGGACATCACCGAGCTGGAGCTGACGGAGCACGCAGTCTCCCGGGATCGCGAGCGGCTGGAGCTTCTTTCGGGCGTCACGGCAGAGGTGAACGCGGCTTTGGACCCTGGAGCCAAGCTGCAGGCGCTGGCTCATGCCGTCGTGCCCGCGATCGCCGATATGTGTGCGGTGTTCGTGCTGCCGGCGGCGCGGCGAGATGGTTGGAGCGATGGACCGGAGGTGACGGCGGAACCCGTCGCGTTCGCAGCGACCCGGGAGCTCTGCGGCGCTCGTCCCGACCCCGGTGTGAGCATCCGGTTCCCGGGAGACGATCCGGTCACCAGGGCAGCGCGGAGTCGCACACCGGCGCTCCACCGGGTCGATGCAGAAACGCCACCGGGATGGATCCAGGCGCTGTGCCCCCGTACGCAGTTGCCGCGCGAGCGGCCGCACACCACGGTCGGCGTGCCGGTGATCGCCGGCGGTGAGGTCGTCGCGGTCGTTCTCTTCGGGGCCTGTGGCGAGCGACCGAGCTACAACGGAGACGACCTGCGCATGATGGACCAGCTCTCGGCTCGGGCCAACGTCGCCGTCGAGCATGGGCTGCGCTTCCATCAGTCGCAGGAGATCGCGACCACCCTGCAACGCAGCATGCTGCCGCGCGCCGACGTGACATCGGTTGACGGGTTGGACGTCGCCGCCCGGTGCGTACCGGCGGCGGGCCACGCCGAGGTCGGTGGTGACTGGTACGACGTCATACGGTCGAGATCGGGTGGTGTCGGGCTGGTGATGGGCGACGTGATGGGCCGAGGCGTCCACGCCGCCGCGATCATGGGTCAGATCCGCACCGCGGTGCGGGCCTACGCCAAGCTGGGCCTGCCGCCCGGCGAGGTGCTGCGAGCGCTCGACGAGCTGATGATCGATGTCGGAGAGGCCGAGATCGCCACGTGCATCTATGCAGTGCTCGATCCGGCCACCTGCCAGCTTCGGTTCGCCAACGCCGGACACGTGCCGCCTCTCGTCGCCCGCCCCGGCGGGCTGACGAGCAGCCTCGAGGCCGACCAGGGACCGCCGCTCGGCGCCGGCGTCGGCGGGTACAAGGAGCACACGTGGTCCCTTCCCGAGGACGCCATCCTGGCTTTCTATACCGACGGGCTCGTCGAGTCCCACGGCCACGACCTCGAGGACGGGATCAGGGCATTCGCCGACGTGCTCAGCGGTGACGGCTCGTCGCTCGACCGACTGTGTGACGAGGCCATCGAGTCCATGGCCCGGGTGGCGGGCGGTGCCGACGACACCGCCCTTCTGCTGGTGCGGCGACGACCGGGGCCCGCCGCCTGA